The Ctenopharyngodon idella isolate HZGC_01 chromosome 19, HZGC01, whole genome shotgun sequence genomic sequence TCTGTGTGAGAGGGGAGGACATCAAAGGACTGCCCTTGATtgaagaataaaaatgaaactatgAGTCCTATGTctctacaaaatacaaaaatgcaggCTTGAagtcttgccaatttaaacatttaattgattttaaaccattcaagctcAAGAAGACGAGAAAGAGAACCCAATTTGGTACTCAAGCATGCAAATACCGAGTTGCATTGTCTTTCGCAACTTCTTGCATTTgaacagacaaacaaaacacaaaatcatCTCAAAATGgctgtcttggtgagtattatcataaacagtcagttatgtcttaagtgaacgtaaacagctgagaaagaaaatgcatgagtACAATATATTGGACCTGTGCATTAGGTCTTCAGTCCAATTCACACCGCACCAACAGACGGCGAACGACAGCAAACAGACACTTCGGAGTCTGTTGGCGTCTGTTGGAGCTTGTTATCGCCAACTGAACATGCTGAATCAGAATTACAATGTCTGTAATCTGGTGACTGACAGCGTTGGTCTGCGTCTgttggtgcagtgtgaattggagtttaaagtgacagcagcagtgaagtgaagactatgcagtgttattttacatttgattactttatttaaattctgtacctgaatactacggttagacctacctgaaaaacataaagcacTATTTCATTTTGTTCTGTGGTATTTCTTTGTGATATTGCttctaatttgtttatttgttcttaatttattactgactgcttacttgtttttaataatgtctaaaaGTTGTATTAGTTGGTTTTGTAGTTTTTGCTATGTCAGTGAAATTTGAATCAAGCATTTCACTGGTATCTATAATTTTGGTGTCATAATCTTATTTATTAGAATGCAAGGTTatatgggtcaaaaacaatgactattttattttatttatttattagtttttttgtggTGGGGGCCAACTGAAAATTTTGgaagggcaagtaaaaattttaGGCCCCACTGTGCCAGTAGAAAAATAATTAGAATTGAGCCCTGTAATGTAACAAAGGTTCATACTTGATTAGTCTGCTGTCCTGATGAGGGAGGCACTGCTGCCCTCAGGTTGATGGTGGTCCCCCTGGTGCTCATGGGTTGGGGGATGCGTGGGGATAAGGAGGGGCGTGTAATGACCACCCTGGCCTGAGGTGGCAGACTTTCTCCACTCTGGGCACTTGTGCCAGCAGTGCCCTGCTGCTGTCCCTGGTGTCCAGCAGAGGCTGCAGTTGCCATGGCGACAGCCTGCTGGGAGATCTGATGCATGATAGCCTGCATGAACTCTGGCGGCAGACCTGGTATGTGGATGGGTGCCGTGGTGCCTTTAGAGAACAGATACACAGGATTCAGTAAAGAGAGACTATTAACACTGCTGACAAATAAAACTGCTGTTAGTCTGAATTCTACACACAAGACTACAGACAACTGACTAACAATAGCTGCTTTATATCCTAGTGCACAAATAGTGCTTAATCACCACTCAAactgacatcatttactcaccctcatgttgttccaaacctctatgactttctttcttccatggaataCTAAAGGAGGACTTCTGAAGAATGTCCAGAGCAGTGATAACTAATATGTGATAACTATtgataactaaaactattaaaaagagatttcattaattgaaataaagctaaatgatactaatatataaatattagttcaAAAACTTAGGcctaaaaaacttaaaagaaaatgttaaatgttgcCTTGTCAAATAGAAATATAGAAAGTTAAATCTGaagcactaaaataaaaataaaaacagggcCCAATCAAAGAAATCAAAGCTAAataggaattaaaaaaaaaaaaaaatatatatatatatatatatatatatataaataattattatattgttgtatattattattaaataattattcattatattaataaaaatattaataatataattaaaaattatataattattataattaattatattattaataataattattagtagtagtaataataaaaatgaaaatggcacAAACACAAttgctttatttcatttaaaatgaaaataaaaactgaaaaataaaagctaatactaaataataataattactataatagtaaataaatgatACCAAAATAATACTTGACCAGAGAGCTTTTACTTATTTGGAGCTCATCAGCCCTGGTCCTGATTTACTTCTATTGTATGGAGAACAAGCACTCTGGAAATTCTGGAAATATTTCctgttttgtgttccatggaagagtTAGATGTCACATGTTAATGTTGGCACAGCTAGTTATTGACTACAGAGAGATGTGGAAACTAACCAGTCTCTCCAGCAGTGCTGGGGTTCTGCTGCCTTTGGCCCTGCGCTCCACTGTCTGAATCTGCTGCACAGAAATGCACAGATCAGTGGCTGGCAGTTACACTACAGCCGCCCATTCCAGGTCTGAAGAAGTCCTTTTCTGAAAGCAACTATTTTAAATAGCAAAAATCAGAATGATGAAGAGTGTTTGAGATCTTCAGAAGTGTAGCAGACCAGGAATGGGCAGCAAGGCTGAAACACCGTGCTAAAAACACTGGGGTCTGATTGGGAGGGTTGGTTTGATGACATACCATCCAGGTTCATCTGCATCATGACCACTGGCTCCATGGTTTGGTGAGTGATTCTGATCACTCTCGGAGTCCCCTGACTGTGACCTGTCTGTTGACTGGCTCCATTCGGTGGAGGAGGAGGTGCCTGACCCTGTGGCTCTGACTGGTTGCTGGGCTGTGAGGGTTCGGCCTGACCCTCGCTTGTCTGTCTGCTGTTTGAAGTCATGGTCACAGTGGAGCCCAGGTTCACCTGGAAGATGACATATTTTGCAAGGTTGACTGTTTAATACTAACAgtatgaaaatagttttaaacGTATAGTGGTTAGCTCACCGGAATGGGAATATGGGGCATTCCACTCTGCAGCACAACAGGGGAGGTGTAGTGAGACATCGGCCGAACCACATGCAAGTGGCGAGGAGGCTGAGCTGATAAATTGCATCGAAGGTCACTCAGAGCCACCAATGTGTTGCCAAGCAGATGGAGTGACTCTCCAATCAAATTGAGAGTGCGCTGATCTTCCTCACGTTCTTGAGTCTGTCCGAGAAAACAACAACTTTTCAGAAAATGAACACTGCCATATTTTTAACACACAGGACACTTGTGTTGCAATAAACTATCTCGTGCATACATTGTTATTATAGTCTGCAGAACTGGCTGCTCCAAGGATGGAATGTGTTCTTTCCATGAAAGGACGGAGTCGCTCCTCCACCCTTCGCACCTCTGACAGAACCTCAACCAACTCTAAAGGGCTAGGGTGACTGTTGAgacaaagaaaaatgtattgACGTATGGTCTTTGACATGATCAGAAAATGGAAACAagttaattaatacttttatacagCAAGGATGCGTTAAGCAAGGACAaacgtgacagtaaagacatttataatgttaaaaaagatttctatttcaaatcgAAAACTGTTCAAAAACTATCTattcaaagaatactgaaaacaatgcatcacagttttcacaaaaacattaagcagcacaactgttttcaacatttataataataagtaatgtttcttgagcagcaaatcagcatattagaatgatttctgaaggatcatgtgacactgaagactggagtaataatgctgaaaattccgctttaccatcacaggaaaacattacattctaaaatagaaatagaacagaaaaaaagttattttaaattataattacgTTGCGCTCtaacaattgtcattttggctgcgtgagattccccagctttgttgttgagcaactgaagtgtgagctgttaaagccctgccctcttctggaaaagggggctgtgagcagcagctcatttgcatttaaagggacacacacaaaaacgtgtttttgtttacacccaaataggggcaaatttgacaagcttaAATAAATGATCTGCGGGGTATTTtcagctgaaacttcacagacacattctggggacaccagagacttatattacatcttgtaaaaggggcattataggtcccctttaaatgcttGGTATTTATTGAAGCTTTTCTTTATCATGAACACTCTTTATTTGACTTTGACCCTAATATTCTTCTCTTACTTGGGTCCAGACTGAGTTGTTCCTTCTGTCTGTGAAGcagaggatgaggaggagggtGGAGGTGGGGAGCTGTCCATTGGTTGTGCTGAGAATGATAATGGCTGAGGAGGTGGTGTCTCCTGCTGAGATGACAGTTGACTTGATTGACCCTGAAAATAAGTATCATCCTGAATCATTATTTATGTACAATTAAGAAGTCTCATaagattgttttatttgttggaTGTAAATGTTTGTTCTGTACCTCAAGTCTGTGAATTAAAGCCTGAGTCTCTCGCAGCAAGCTTTCGGCTAGCTGGAGTCTCATCCGGGGCTCGCTCTGCACTGATTGGTCCACATTGATATGGACATCCACAGAGCCACTGCTCTGTGAGAGAGGAAATAAATGACTGTAGATGTGTCCAGGGATAacctttcattttaaaaaacaggCTGTGACAACACAAAGCACAAGTGCCTCTGAGACAAACATTCAGGAAACACTGCTTATGATGTTCAttattatgtaaatatgtaatagGTGAAGTTAGGATGACTCACTCCAGTGCTGGTGCTCACTCTGACATTACGTCCCATTTCTCCAACACCAGCCATCATTTGCTGCACTGACATCTAGAGGGGTGAAGAAATGTATATTTCCTTTGATAGAAGAATCTCTCATGTATGTATTATAGTGGATGTCTAAGGTTAAGCGATCATGTATTGCAAACATGTGTCTCTTGACGTAAGGAAAGCACTGTAACCTGTATATGCTGTGGGTCCATGATGTTCACAGGCAGGTTAAAAGTGCCCAGCATGACGTAGTTGTTTGCATTACGGTCGTGTGAAGTTCCCGGAAAAGTGGAGGACTGAGAGGAGGTGGATCCCCCATCCGTTGCACCTGAGGAGCCAGAAACTCCACCTCCTCCACCGCCAGGCTGACTGCTCTGAGGAGGTGCTCGCTCCACAAGATGAATGACCTTCCCATCGACATCTGAAAAACAGCAAGGCTGTGATAGAAACATGCTTgatagaaaattatttataattcatatcacacgcagacaaaaaaaaacaaaaaacttttgacTATACCGACCTACTTTGtctttttatcatatttatcatATGCATTAACATACtctacattatgaaaactggtaaaacCTTAAGAAGCTtctaaaacagtgaaattcctAATATTAATTCCCATAATTCTAAATTATGTTCACATTTTTCtattataacaacaaaaagacTTTGTATTGTTGTACAGAGGCTATGTAAGTGGGTATTCAAAAGGGTCTTCATTTAGGAAGAAATATCTGATTGgggatttaaactttaaacCAATGCAAGATggaaatgtgaattttttttttttaattctcagGATAAATAACCAGCAGATGATAGTAACAGATGAATATTCTTCATTACTTGAAAAGAGCAGTAATTGTGTTCAcgtttaaaatacatatatatatatatatatatatatatatatatatatatatatatatatatatatatatatatatataatgactaTTTTTACTATTCGTACCATAGAAAGATATGGTACAAACAGTAAGTGTAGTATGCGGCAACCTGTTTGTTAGAAGTGTTTGGAAGGTTACTTTGGAAATGTAATATGTTACAGATTACAAGTTaccctatttaaaatgtaataagtaGTGTAACTATttcaattactttattaaagtaatgtaactgattactttttgattacttttctaaatttctaacaaatgttttcaactgttaatcatttttaaacatttaaaccagGCAGGGTTAACCTTACAGTTTCAAAACCACTTGAATtaagattataataatttaattttaaagcacAGCCACCACAAAATTAGACTTTAGCACCTCTTTTTACATTGAGATCGTTCTGAGGttaaaaacagattaaaaatCATAACAAGAAATAGCTATGATACTGTTTGAAATCAAATATTTGCATAGCTATGACAGGAAGCACTGGCATCTAACAACgcctttgaaaaaaatgttaatcttaaaaaaagaaagcataTACATAAACCCAAATAggaaataaaacagttattgaATAAGCATGTGTCCTTTTCTGTGTCCTAAACTCCTGAAACATTGGAGTCTCATATTTTAGAGCAGTCAATGCAATTTGGGAAAGAAatcaattaaacaaattagtatTATTCAACATATCCTAgcattttacagaaaataatcaGATGTAAGCTCCTTTGTAATCGTTAACATGCtcataagtaactgtaatttaattacacatttttatcagtaacagattacagttacaattattttgtaattaaattacgtAACTCCATTACATGTAACTAGTTACTGCCCAACACTGTTTGTtacctgaatgaatcagtgttttgaacgaatcggttgcaTGAATGATCCAATGACTTACTAATGAAAACAGTCACCTGTGGCGCAATACACTGACTGGAACGAGCCAAAATGGACAAGCGGAGTAATACAAACTGTGAAAATTACCAATAGGGTCTGGCTGCAGACTTAAGGGGCGAGTGGAGCTCCACTCTCAAACAGGAAATACGTCACCTCCACTAGTGGAGCTAGCTACAGCTAAGGCCACTGGGCATGCGTACATCGATATTGCGTcatttaattactgtatttgcattattgttaagggtaggtttagggttggggtaggtgtagacgTTAGTAAACTGGTCTGCAGCCAGACCCTTCTCAAAATTACTGCAAACGAACATAAACAGACATCAAGGCGTGACTCACTGTATTCTGTGAGTGTTCTTTCATCCTGCAGCACTTTACCCTGGTAAATCAACCTCTGTTTATCCACCGGGATACCAACGGAGGAAGCAATGTGCTCTTTAAACTGCTTCACTGTCcactgagagaaagaaagagaggtgACAATCAGATTGTGAACTACAACGTAAATGATTTATCAATGTAAAGTGTATTTACCAGCGTTTCA encodes the following:
- the bag6l gene encoding large proline-rich protein BAG6 isoform X4, which encodes MEEPGAIEVTVKTLDSQSRTFTVRGEWTVKQFKEHIASSVGIPVDKQRLIYQGKVLQDERTLTEYNVDGKVIHLVERAPPQSSQPGGGGGGVSGSSGATDGGSTSSQSSTFPGTSHDRNANNYVMLGTFNLPVNIMDPQHIQMSVQQMMAGVGEMGRNVRVSTSTGSSGSVDVHINVDQSVQSEPRMRLQLAESLLRETQALIHRLEGQSSQLSSQQETPPPQPLSFSAQPMDSSPPPPSSSSSASQTEGTTQSGPNHPSPLELVEVLSEVRRVEERLRPFMERTHSILGAASSADYNNNTQEREEDQRTLNLIGESLHLLGNTLVALSDLRCNLSAQPPRHLHVVRPMSHYTSPVVLQSGMPHIPIPVNLGSTVTMTSNSRQTSEGQAEPSQPSNQSEPQGQAPPPPPNGASQQTGHSQGTPRVIRITHQTMEPVVMMQMNLDADSDSGAQGQRQQNPSTAGETGTTAPIHIPGLPPEFMQAIMHQISQQAVAMATAASAGHQGQQQGTAGTSAQSGESLPPQARVVITRPSLSPRIPQPMSTRGTTINLRAAVPPSSGQQTNQGSPLMSSPLTQMVSGLVGQLLMPLHTGDQTSATSSSQSFSFSTSSSTSTSTSSSSSFSSSTASPSSANTSGQTSTHTTSTASVGQSRESGPGDNLAQLLGSLLGGVAGAGGGVSGGAPSITVTIPGVPAFIQGLSEFIQSGQPVFPPPNQQPPPSQATPPAPSAATPTTAPQPPSGGGETLSPELFTGIVQGVLSTMMGSLGAGQGNTESIAQFIQRLSQTSNLFTPGAGDAVGFFGDLLSLVCQSFSMVDMVLLLHGNPQPLSRIQPQLTAFFTEHYLQGREPNDANIASASEDLINGLEEYVAESFSTVTVREGVDIIQTNMSFLRQQFTRMATHILRSRDNMFGQRLLYLCTQGLFECLALNLYCLRGEQRAVTTVINHRIRRMSAEVNPSLVNWLTSMMTMRLHVILEHNPVTEDQIQHYVIYTQSESSQRTESGAQASQQSDNMSVEQEHIK